The following are encoded together in the Arcticibacterium luteifluviistationis genome:
- a CDS encoding apiosidase-like domain-containing protein produces MKRIIPVLLLFFATFQINAQQMEGPLRVHPENGRYFTNNSGKAILLTGSHTWANFQESRTPDEALFDYEAYLKMLKEHNHNFIRQWTWEHAKNASWTKDEVVFSPLPYQTVNKNGKEFYDVSQWNEAYFKRLRTRIKEAGDMGIYVSVMLFQGWSQNRLETPGSDPWEYHPLNPVNNINGIGKSVKNNGFDEEKMGTLHAVNNGDVLKHQEAYVKKVIETVNDLDNVLYEIINEGGTKKWQYHMINLVKEIEKSMPKQHPVGMTPSVVVSPPMFNDDLWESPADWISPTPEPISWMYKGTNFIQDYKNDPPANTGKKVVILDTDHLGGHWGTYMWAWKSFVRGHNPIFMDSWVPLAGHYDRQKSPEIYYIGGVTKNDADHPDYEPLRKNMGHILALANRIDLANMTPQDQLSSTRFCLAKPGEEYVMYLPEGTGTLDLRNANVEFDVEWFFPVLNRTIKGTETLQGGSYRAIVAPFTGASVLYLKKK; encoded by the coding sequence ATGAAAAGAATTATTCCCGTGTTACTCCTGTTTTTTGCAACATTTCAGATAAATGCACAGCAAATGGAGGGACCATTACGAGTGCACCCAGAAAACGGCCGATATTTTACCAATAATTCAGGCAAAGCAATATTATTAACGGGCTCACATACTTGGGCAAATTTTCAGGAAAGCAGAACGCCCGACGAAGCACTTTTTGATTATGAGGCCTACTTAAAAATGCTAAAGGAGCACAATCATAATTTCATTAGACAATGGACCTGGGAACATGCCAAAAATGCTTCGTGGACAAAAGATGAAGTTGTTTTTTCACCCTTACCCTACCAAACGGTTAATAAAAATGGCAAAGAATTTTATGATGTTTCGCAATGGAACGAAGCCTATTTTAAACGCCTTCGTACACGCATAAAAGAGGCTGGAGATATGGGGATTTATGTTTCCGTTATGCTTTTTCAGGGTTGGAGTCAAAACCGCTTAGAAACACCTGGCAGTGACCCGTGGGAATATCACCCGCTCAACCCTGTGAACAATATCAATGGCATAGGGAAATCAGTAAAAAACAATGGTTTTGATGAAGAAAAAATGGGCACTTTACATGCTGTCAACAATGGTGATGTACTTAAACATCAAGAAGCCTATGTGAAAAAAGTGATTGAAACTGTAAACGACCTTGATAATGTACTTTACGAAATCATAAATGAAGGTGGCACCAAAAAGTGGCAATACCACATGATAAATTTGGTGAAGGAAATTGAGAAATCGATGCCCAAACAACACCCTGTGGGCATGACACCTTCTGTGGTAGTTAGCCCGCCTATGTTTAATGATGATTTATGGGAAAGTCCAGCAGATTGGATATCACCAACGCCCGAGCCGATTTCTTGGATGTATAAGGGCACTAATTTCATTCAAGATTATAAAAACGATCCCCCTGCAAATACTGGCAAAAAAGTAGTTATTCTAGATACAGACCATTTGGGAGGCCACTGGGGTACGTATATGTGGGCTTGGAAATCTTTTGTTCGTGGTCATAATCCTATTTTTATGGATTCTTGGGTGCCTTTAGCAGGACACTACGATAGACAAAAAAGTCCTGAGATCTATTACATCGGCGGAGTAACAAAAAACGATGCAGACCATCCTGATTATGAGCCTTTACGCAAAAACATGGGACACATTCTTGCCTTGGCAAATCGTATTGATTTAGCAAATATGACACCACAAGACCAACTTAGTTCCACACGGTTTTGTCTTGCCAAGCCTGGCGAAGAATATGTAATGTATTTACCTGAAGGCACCGGAACGCTAGATTTAAGAAATGCAAATGTAGAATTTGATGTGGAATGGTTTTTCCCAGTACTCAATAGAACAATTAAAGGCACCGAAACGCTTCAAGGCGGCAGTTATAGAGCAATAGTCGCTCCGTTTACAGGAGCTTCTGTTTTGTATTTGAAGAAGAAGTAA
- a CDS encoding zinc-binding alcohol dehydrogenase family protein has product MKAIGFKQSLPITDQNSFIEFETAKPSPSGFDLLVKIEAISVNPVDFKIRESAAKDTTLDTPKIIGWDAVGTVEAVGDQTSLFKVGDKVFYAGDLTRSGSNAEYQLIDERIVGKKPKNLSIEEAAAIPLTGLTAFESLFDRIKVNPETDKGKTVLILAGAGGVGSIAIQLAKKIANLTVIATASRPDSIQWCKDLGADFVVNHHSLKEDLEKINHSQVNYILDFVDLEGYWETAAEIIKPQGHIVSITGSSKPLNLDILKAKSVSFSWELMYTRSMFNTEDIVRQHEILNTLADLLDAGTIKSTLTTTLKGFTVDNLKKAHEMQESGKTIGKTVILF; this is encoded by the coding sequence ATGAAAGCAATAGGATTTAAACAATCATTACCAATAACAGACCAGAATAGCTTTATTGAATTTGAAACTGCAAAACCATCTCCTTCAGGATTTGATTTATTAGTCAAAATTGAAGCTATCTCGGTTAACCCAGTCGATTTTAAAATTAGAGAAAGTGCGGCTAAGGATACGACTCTAGACACACCTAAAATAATTGGTTGGGACGCAGTAGGTACCGTGGAAGCGGTTGGTGACCAAACTTCACTTTTTAAAGTTGGCGACAAAGTATTTTATGCTGGTGACCTTACTAGAAGTGGTAGCAACGCAGAATACCAATTAATAGATGAACGCATTGTAGGTAAAAAACCTAAAAATTTAAGCATAGAAGAAGCAGCCGCTATTCCTTTAACAGGATTAACTGCTTTCGAATCGCTCTTTGACCGTATAAAAGTAAACCCAGAAACAGATAAAGGAAAAACTGTATTAATACTGGCTGGAGCAGGCGGTGTAGGTTCTATAGCAATTCAGCTAGCAAAAAAAATAGCTAACCTAACGGTAATTGCCACAGCTTCTAGACCTGACTCGATTCAATGGTGCAAAGATTTAGGAGCAGATTTTGTGGTAAATCATCACAGCCTTAAAGAAGATTTAGAAAAGATAAACCACAGCCAGGTAAATTACATTTTAGATTTTGTCGACTTAGAAGGCTATTGGGAAACTGCAGCCGAGATTATTAAGCCACAGGGACATATTGTTTCCATTACGGGAAGTAGCAAACCTTTAAACTTGGATATTCTAAAGGCTAAGAGCGTTAGTTTTTCTTGGGAGCTGATGTACACCCGCTCTATGTTTAATACGGAAGACATCGTTAGACAGCACGAAATCTTAAACACTTTAGCCGATTTATTAGATGCCGGCACAATCAAATCAACCTTAACTACAACGTTGAAAGGCTTTACGGTAGATAACCTTAAAAAGGCTCATGAAATGCAAGAATCTGGAAAGACGATTGGCAAAACAGTTATCCTTTTTTAA
- the trpB gene encoding tryptophan synthase subunit beta yields the protein MSNYFKKYPNNEGFFEDYGGAFIPPFLEAEMKKITDAYNTISKSHNFIQELRSIRKHYQGRPTPVYYCSRLSEKYGGRIYLKREDLNHTGAHKLNHCMGEALLAKHLGKKKLIAETGAGQHGVALATAAAYFGLECDIYMGEVDMKKQQPNVVRMQILGANVIPATHGLKTLKEAVDSAFEAYLKDPETTIYCIGSVVGPHPFPMMVRDFQRVVGIEAREQFLEMTGELPDNVVACVGGGSNAMGIFSGFLDDEECKLHGIEPAGRSLELGEHAATMTLGTPGIIHGFKCYTLQDEKGEPAPVHSIASGLDYPGVGPEHSMLKDMKKVNYDSINDNETIDAFYELSRLEGIIPALESSHAVAYALKLAKKQPQKSILVNLSGRGDKDIDFVVETFGLPK from the coding sequence ATGAGTAATTATTTTAAAAAATATCCGAATAATGAAGGCTTTTTCGAAGATTATGGTGGTGCTTTTATACCCCCATTTTTGGAAGCTGAAATGAAAAAAATAACGGATGCCTATAACACTATAAGCAAGTCTCACAATTTCATTCAAGAGCTGCGTAGTATTCGTAAACATTACCAAGGGCGACCAACTCCAGTTTATTATTGCTCACGATTGTCAGAAAAATACGGAGGACGTATTTATCTAAAACGTGAAGACCTAAACCATACTGGTGCTCATAAACTTAATCACTGCATGGGCGAAGCCCTACTGGCTAAACACCTAGGCAAAAAGAAGCTTATTGCAGAAACAGGTGCAGGCCAGCACGGAGTGGCTTTGGCTACTGCAGCTGCATATTTCGGCTTGGAGTGTGATATATACATGGGCGAAGTAGACATGAAAAAACAGCAGCCTAATGTGGTACGAATGCAAATTTTAGGAGCGAATGTTATTCCTGCTACGCACGGTCTTAAAACATTGAAAGAAGCGGTAGACTCCGCATTTGAAGCATACCTTAAAGACCCCGAAACTACTATCTATTGCATTGGCTCTGTGGTAGGTCCACACCCATTCCCGATGATGGTGCGTGATTTTCAAAGAGTGGTGGGCATAGAAGCTCGTGAACAATTTTTAGAAATGACAGGTGAATTACCTGACAATGTAGTGGCATGCGTAGGTGGCGGAAGTAACGCCATGGGCATTTTCTCAGGTTTTTTGGATGATGAAGAGTGCAAGCTACATGGTATAGAGCCTGCAGGACGCTCCTTAGAATTAGGAGAACATGCTGCCACCATGACCTTAGGAACACCAGGAATAATTCATGGCTTTAAATGCTATACTTTACAAGATGAAAAAGGTGAACCAGCACCCGTTCATTCTATAGCCAGTGGGCTAGATTACCCAGGCGTTGGCCCGGAACACAGCATGCTTAAAGACATGAAAAAGGTGAATTACGACAGCATTAACGATAATGAAACGATCGACGCTTTTTATGAGTTAAGCCGTTTAGAGGGCATTATTCCTGCACTGGAAAGTTCTCATGCCGTAGCTTATGCATTAAAGCTAGCTAAGAAGCAACCTCAAAAATCTATATTGGTTAATTTAAGCGGAAGAGGCGATAAAGATATTGACTTTGTAGTTGAAACTTTTGGCTTACCGAAATAG
- a CDS encoding type II toxin-antitoxin system RelE/ParE family toxin, translating into MREIDITEECLEFIDKQDDRVSLKFFQLIEVIGEIKIVNSNFLKKLQSTQFYELRIKAGNEYRIVIFAIDHLNFAECTKAVCLCGFQKKGTKDYKKVIKQAERILEDYQKEK; encoded by the coding sequence ATGAGAGAAATCGATATTACAGAAGAATGCTTGGAATTTATCGACAAACAAGACGACAGAGTTTCGCTGAAATTCTTCCAACTCATTGAAGTTATTGGAGAAATTAAAATTGTCAATTCAAACTTTTTAAAGAAACTACAATCGACACAGTTTTACGAATTGAGGATTAAAGCAGGAAATGAATATCGAATTGTAATATTTGCTATCGACCATCTAAATTTTGCGGAATGTACAAAAGCCGTTTGTTTATGTGGATTTCAGAAAAAAGGGACTAAGGATTATAAAAAGGTGATAAAACAAGCCGAAAGAATATTAGAAGATTATCAAAAAGAAAAATAA
- a CDS encoding helix-turn-helix domain-containing protein produces the protein MEKSINAKELIAKRYGKEGSKEREEFREGAFSYYFGEIIKNRRKELHMTQENLAEKVGKKRPYISRIENGEDIQLSNFALLANALGLSIKLTAE, from the coding sequence ATGGAAAAATCAATAAACGCAAAAGAACTGATTGCCAAACGTTACGGAAAAGAAGGTTCAAAAGAACGTGAAGAATTTAGAGAGGGTGCTTTTTCCTACTATTTTGGAGAAATCATCAAGAACAGACGAAAGGAATTACATATGACACAGGAAAATCTTGCCGAAAAGGTTGGCAAGAAAAGACCCTATATTTCACGAATTGAGAATGGAGAGGATATTCAGTTATCGAATTTTGCTCTACTTGCCAATGCTTTAGGGTTATCTATTAAATTAACAGCGGAATAG
- a CDS encoding tail fiber domain-containing protein has protein sequence MKLKALSIIICALPFGSFAQIQSSTFGSSDGSVTIVPEGIRSAKSDPSSKSSNVALGPFALHSNTTGDNNSANGTFSLYKNTMGQGNTANGAESLYDNISGNENTAFGYQALTSNISGKENTANGANSLFSNTLGSQNTANGYKALNLNIGGRYNVATGSNALYSNTSGNYNTALGHAALYNNITGDFNIAIGWSANNHLSLPGITNSIVIGANAIVDASNKIRLGDSNITAADIQVAWNVTSDRRWKEDIEPLSLGLNFINDLMPVSYHRKSNKNQDIEFGLIAQDLEETLKKYGLTEQQLGLLDKGTDGYYSVRYNDLIATLVKAVQEQQVIIDGQEQVNNEQDIRANKLTARLEKIESLFLEKEMVETESGAKD, from the coding sequence ATGAAGCTGAAAGCTCTATCAATTATTATCTGTGCCTTGCCTTTTGGTAGTTTTGCACAAATTCAAAGTTCTACTTTCGGAAGCAGCGATGGCTCTGTAACCATTGTGCCAGAGGGTATAAGATCCGCAAAATCTGATCCATCCTCGAAATCATCGAATGTTGCTTTAGGGCCATTTGCCTTACACTCTAATACCACAGGTGATAACAATTCTGCTAATGGCACTTTTTCACTCTATAAGAATACCATGGGGCAAGGAAATACCGCCAATGGAGCCGAGTCTCTTTACGATAACATATCAGGAAATGAGAATACGGCATTTGGATATCAGGCACTTACTTCTAATATATCAGGAAAGGAAAACACAGCCAACGGAGCCAATTCGTTATTCTCTAATACCTTAGGTAGTCAAAATACTGCAAATGGATATAAGGCTCTCAATTTAAATATAGGAGGGAGATATAATGTTGCGACCGGAAGTAATGCCCTTTACTCAAATACTTCAGGGAATTATAATACAGCATTAGGACATGCGGCTCTTTACAACAATATAACCGGTGACTTCAATATAGCTATTGGTTGGTCTGCAAATAACCATCTTAGCCTTCCAGGTATTACAAACTCAATTGTTATTGGGGCAAATGCCATAGTTGACGCAAGCAACAAAATTAGATTAGGTGATTCAAACATTACCGCCGCAGATATTCAAGTGGCATGGAACGTGACATCTGACCGAAGATGGAAAGAGGATATAGAACCTTTGTCTCTTGGTTTGAACTTTATAAATGACCTGATGCCTGTGAGTTATCATCGAAAAAGTAATAAAAATCAAGATATTGAGTTTGGACTCATTGCTCAAGACTTGGAAGAAACTCTCAAGAAATACGGTTTAACTGAACAGCAATTAGGCTTACTAGACAAAGGGACAGATGGTTACTATTCCGTCCGGTATAATGATCTTATTGCCACATTAGTAAAAGCAGTTCAAGAGCAGCAAGTGATAATAGATGGACAAGAGCAAGTAAATAACGAGCAGGATATCAGGGCAAATAAGCTCACCGCTCGACTAGAGAAAATTGAAAGTTTGTTTTTGGAAAAAGAAATGGTAGAAACGGAAAGTGGAGCCAAAGATTAA